In Gemmatimonadaceae bacterium, the genomic window GACGCGGTGGCGCCATGTCTCGGCAGGGCGTGGCAGCACGCCGGGCAGCGCCGGCAGTTCCACGCGCGCGAGCTGCTGCAGCGTGTGGCCGGCGCCGGACCAGAGCTGCGACCACCCTGCACTGCCCGGGCGCGGCACCTGGCCTGCCACGAACTCGAAGGCCGCCCATCGCGGCGCCGCAGTGCCCGCCGCGGCCTCCGCCCCGGACGACTCCTGCCAGAGCCCCAGCAGCGCCGGCGCAGCGACGCCGGCGGCGCGCACACACTGCAGCACCACCGCGATGTCCACGCCGGCGAGGTCGGCCGGCAGCAGCTTGAGGATGCAGCGACCGCGGGTGCCGGACAGCAGCAGCGTCGCGCCGGACCGGCCGACGGGTGTGGCCTGCCACGGGTCGCCGCAGAGCAGGCGCACACCATCGCGCACCGATGGTGGCAGCTCCCCGATGCCCAGCGCTGCGGGGGATGCCGGTGCTGCCGCGCATGCCGCCGGCGACGGTGCCGTGCCGCCGGTGCGCGCGGGTGCCGTGGCGGACGTCAGCATGGCGCCGCCTGCGCGGTGCGAGGCACCGGAGTACTCGCGACGGCCGCACGGTGGTGGGTGGCCACGCCGATCGCGAGGCGCCGGAGCACGGCAGACACGGCGGGTACCTCACCGAGCAGGCGCGATGCGTGGTTCACCGCACGACTCGCCGTCGCGTGATCGTCGGCGCAGCAGAGGAGCGCCAGCTCCAACCACACGCCGCCCGCATCGGGCGCATCGGGGAATCGCGCCAGCCACGCCTCGAGCAGCTCGACCGCGGTCGCGTTCGATCGCGCCGCACGGGCGACGCGCGCGAGCTGGTGCAGGCGTGGTGCCCCCGACTCGCCGGGGATGAGCCGCCCGAACTGGCTCAGGCACTCCGCCAGCGCGCCATCCACGTCGCCAGTGCCGACACGCCACTCGACGGTCAGGTACCGCGTCGCGATGTTGTCGAGCCCCTCCGCGCGCAGTGCCGGCAGCGCGCGCGCCAGCATCTCCAGCGCTGCAGGCCCCTCCTGGCCGAGCAGTTCGAAGAGGCAGGCGATGCGCGGTCGCCACTGTCCGGGGCTTTCCGCGGCTGCCGCGAGCCGGCTCCGGAACGTCGCCGTCGCCACCGGTGGCTCCGCCGGCACCGGCGTCTCAGGATCGTCGCCGAGCCTGATCCCGGCGAAGAAGTGCTCGAGCGGCACCCGCGTGGAGAGGGTGAGCACTGCGCGGAGGCGATCGATGTCGGGCTCCGCGTGCATCGCCGTGCCGTCCGGTGCACCGGCCGTCATCCCGACGCGGCGCAGCACGGCCGGCGCGCCGTCATGCGAGAGCTGCCGCAGCGCGCTCCACGTGAACTGCGAGAGGGGTGCCGACGCGAGCAATCCCGCCGACAGCACCCGTCCGCAGTCGGTGCCGTCGCGCGGGGCGCCGACGCCAGGCATCCCACCCGCCCGCTCGTCCAGCGCGTCGGACAGGACCTCGCGATACCGACGCCGCACCACTGAGGGCGCAAAGCACGCCGCAGCGGCGCGGATGGTCGCCGGCGAGGGCGGCGCGCTGAGCAGCTGCTCGAGCACCGACGCCAGCGTGGCATCCTGTACATCCACCGTCGCGAGTGCCTCGCCGGCCAGGACCACCGGCACCACGGCACCGGCATCACGCACCGTCTCCGGCAGCCCGTTCCAGCGCGTCACCAGCGCCGGGCATCCGGCGGCGAGCGCCTCGGCCGGTGCCTTGCCGAACGATTCCTCGAGCGTGACGGAGAGGTTGACGAGTGCCGACGCGCCGTCGAGGAAGGCATCCCGCGCGGCGTCGCCGCGAATGACGCCCGTGAACTGCAGGGCCTCACCGATGCCGAGGCGCTCGGCGCGGGCCTGCAGCGACCGCACGTACGGCAGCGTCCTGCCGCCCGCGTCGGTGACCTCGCCGGCCACGTCCAGCACCGGCATCGGCCCGCCGCGCGTGCGCAGCAGCGCCATGGCATCGAGCTGCCGGTGCAGCAGCTTCGCCGGCGTGAGGCGCGCGAGGCTCACGAGGCGCGGGGGGCCGCGCAGCACGCGCCGTGCCGGGCTGACGGGCCGGCCCGCGACCGGATGGGGGATCACGCGGACGAAGGGCGCCAGCGTGGGCGCCATCAGCAGGATCACGTCACGCGCACTCCCGGACGGCGCGATGATGCGGTCACCGGCGGACAGGAGGCCGGAGAGCAGCGCCCACTCGAGTGGCCACGATGCCGGCGAATGCGCGATGACCAGCAACGAGACGTGCGGCGCGCCTGCGTTGCGCAACTCGGCGAGCAGCGGCAACAGCGCCACCGCCTCGTAGCTGGGGCAGAGGAAGTCCACGCCCTGCGTGGCCGCCGCGAACGCCCGCACCGCCGCCGGCGCCAGCGGTGCGTGTGCGCCACCGGCGAACACCCCGTTGCACCACGCATCGAGCGCGGCGCGCTGCAGCACGAACTCGGCGCCGAGGTGCTCGGCGAAGAGCTCCTCGAACACCGCCGCCGTGACGAGCGTGGTGGGCCGCGCCACCCGCAGGATGCGGATCGGTCGAGCGCGCATGGAACGGGGCCTCAGGCGGGCTGCGCCGCGGTCCCGTGCATGCTCTCCGTGGCGAGGTCCTTCACGAACTGCCGGGCCAGCCGGGCCCGCAGCAGCTCGATGCGCAGGTCGCCGGACGAGTGGAACCCGGCATCGTCGGCCCACGTCTTGTACGGCGCGTCCATGCGGCACGGCGTGGCGCGGAGGTGCTCGATGACGAGGTCGCGGGTGCGCAGCTCGTTGTAGCTCGTCTCCGTGAACAGCTGGTGGTGGTCGGCCAGGATCTGCTCCTGCTGCGCCGCCATCGCCTTCATCCGGGCGTAGTCGCCGCGCAGCCGCAGTTCATCCAGCACGATGCGGGTGGTGCGCTCCATGAACTTCCGGGTCGTGAGCCAGCGGTGCAGCACGCGCGTGGTGGCCAGCTCGCGCATCAGCGCGGTGAACTCCCGCCGGTCCACGTCGTTCGCCTCGCACCAGGCATCGAGGGCGGCCTGCGAGGTGAGGCGGCGGGCGAGCCGGAAGCGGGACTCGGCCTCGGCGACGTCGGCATCGGTGGCCGTGATCTCCAGCTCCTCCGCGAGCACGCCGACCAGCGCCCGGTTCATCGCCTGCTCGTTCAGCGCGTTGTAGTCGGGATGGTGGAGCGCGGCGTAATCACCCACGGCCGCCAGCGGCACGAGCGTCTCGCCATGCGCCACCTGGCGGTCGCGCTGGTACAGCGCCTCGAAGAGGTGCGACCGGTTGAACTCGAACTCCGGCCGCGCGGCGGCGGTCGTGTCCGCCGACGGATCCGCCGGCAGCGCCCGCAACTGGCGCAGCAGCGCGAGCGCGTCATCGCGCTTCAGGTCCAGCGCACCGGTCGCAACGAACTGCCGCGCGGCATCGATCACGTCGGGCGCCACACCGGCGGCGGTCGCGTCCCGCCAGAGCCGCGCCCAGGTCCGCTCGGGGAAGAAGGCGGACTTGGCCAGCGCGATGAGCCGGTCCCGATCGGCACCATCGATCCTGCCGGCGGCGCAGGCCGCCGCGAGGGTGGCCCGGATGTTGACCATCGGCACCGAGAACGCGCGGTAGCCCGTCTCGTCGCGCCCATGCGACAGCGCCACCTCGTCATCGTCGGTGAGGGTGCCGTCGGCGAACATGTCGTAGATCCGCCCCACGCCGATCATGCCGAAGGGTGCCACTTCCGCCGCGCGCAGCGCCCCCATGCTGCTGGCGCCGTACACCGGGATGCCACGGTCGATGGCGTAGAGCAGTTCCTTGTGCCAGACGGAGAGCGACTGGCCGAACTCGCCGTCGATGAGGGCGATGGCGCGGGGGCGGTGCACGCGCACCGCCGTGATGATGTCCGCCTGGCGTGCCGGCGGCAGGAACACGGCGTCGAGTTCGGCCATGGCATCGCGCAGCGGCAGCGAGGGGCCGAGGAAGACGACGATGGGTGATGTCATCACTGCACCTCGCGCAGGAAGGCCTTGGCGCGGGCGCCAGGCGCATAGGAATCGAACATGTAGCCCTCGAGGCCGGGGGCGGCGACGCGCAGCGCCGAGACGTCCATGCCGGGCGGCGTGAGGTCGACGGCGAGGACCTGCGTGATGCCGACCGCTGCCAGCCGGGCGAGCAGTACGCCCACGTCGCCCTCGAAGGTGGGCGTGGCCGCGGACGCGCGCGTCCGGGCATCGACGGTCTCCGGGATCGCGCGCATGCGTGCCAGTGCGTCCTCGTGGTCGCTCTGCCGCAGCCGCAGGTAGTGGTGGCGGTAGAAGTCGTCGCGCGAGCCGGCGATGAAGATCAGCCGGGCCTGCACCGCCTCGGTGAGGGCCCGCACCATCGCGATCCCGGGATCGAGGTGTGCGCCGTAGCCACGGTAGATGCCGATGTGGCGCGTGCGCTCGTCGAACAGGTAGGCCATGTACACCGGCACGTCGGTGTCGACGGTGCAGTCGAACAGCACCGCCGCCACCCCCGCATGCCGGAAGCGCGCCAGCAGGTCACACACCGCCGGGTGCGTGATGGTGTCCAGCCGCACGCGCGGGATCGCCCGGGCGCACACATCCCAGGCGTGCCGCTGGCACGCGACGGCGTCACGCTCGATCAGCTCGAGGATCCCGCCATTGAGCGCCTCGAGGAAGTTGTTGCCGGCGGAGAGCCCGTTGGAGCCGGTCTTGAAGGGATTGTCATGCCCCTTCGACGTGGCCTCGGAATCCATCGTGACCAGCAGTGACGGCACGGCGACATCGCGCTGCGCCGCCACGTCCCACGCGTGCGTCCAGCGGAGGGGCCAGGTCGGCCGCAGGATGGCGCGCTTGGAGAGCGGCAGTGCGCTGAACGGGATCGTGACCTGCTCGGCCGAGACCTCCTCCCACGAGCCCGTGAACTCGGGGAAGCTGGGGGCCTCCACACCGTACCGCTCGATGCACTCCATGCCGGCCGACACCATCGCGGCCGCGAGGGTGAACCCCTTGCCGGCATCCACCGAGAGGTTGGGACTGTTCGGCCGCACCGACAGCACGGTGGGGATGCCGATGCGATCGAGCCCGGTAATGTTCGCGAGCCGCGTGAGGCCGAGGCGCCGGAAGTACGGCCGGATGATCGCGAGCGTCTCCTCCGGCGCGCGCACGCGTTGCGTGCCCTCGAAGAACTCCTTCCGCGCGGTGTGCACCGCCCCGCGGAACCGGATCGGCGGCGCGGCGGTCGGGGTGGCTGGCGTCACGCCCGGGTCGGCGCGCAGCAGGGCAGTGGCGGTCATGCGGGTCTCGCGAGTGGAAGGAGCGGCGCAGCCGGGTCCGCCGCCGCCCGCGCGGCGAAGGCACGGACGCGGGCGCCGGGCTGGTAATGGGCGTGAAACGGGTAGCCATCGAGGCCGGGCACGACGACGCGCGCCACCGGCACGCCGATCTCCTCGTGGGTGAGGTCCACGAGCACGGCCTGCGCGAGTCCCGCAGCCCGCAGCCGCTCCAGCAGCAGGTGCACGTCGCCCTCGAAGCTGTCGGTGGCCGCGGACCCGACCCGGGCGGCCACCGTCGCCGGCGCCGCCTCGAGCTGCCGGATCGACTCCGCCCCGTCGTTCGCGCGGTGTGCCAGGTGCTGGTGCCGGAAGAAGTCGTCGCGGGAGCCGGCGATGTAGATCAGGCGTGACTGCGCGGCCTCGGTCATCGCGCGCAGCATCGCGACCGACGGATCCAGGTGCGCGCCGTACCCGCCGTAGATGCCGACGTGGCGGTCGCGCCGGTCGTAGAGCGTGGCGACGTACACCGGCACGCCCGTGTCCGCGGTGACGTCGTAGAGCACGATGCCCGTGCGCGCCGCCTCCAGCCGGTCGAGGAGCGCGAGCACGTGGGGATCGGTCACCGTGCCGAGGTCGACCTTCGGATACGGACGTCCCGTGAGTTGCCGCACGCTGCAGTGGCAGGCGATCGCATCACGCTCGACCAGCTCGAGCAGCGCCGCGCAGGTGGCCTCCAGCAGGTGGTTGCCCGCCGCGAGGCCGTTGCTGCTCACGGGGAACGCGCCGAGGCGGCTGCCCCGCGCCGGCGGATGGGCGAGCATCGACACCGACGCCCACGGCACCGGCACCGCCTCCTGCCCCATCAGGTCCCAGCCGTCCACCCAGCACTCCGCGATCGCGGGCGAGAAGTGCGCATTGCGGATGAGGGGCAGCCGGTCGAGCGGCAGCACCGGGCCGCGGTCCGCGAGCGCACGCCACGATGCGGTGGTGACCGGCAGGCGCAGGTTCTCGGCGTGGTGCAGCTCGAGGCCCTCCATCGCCCCGGAGACCGTGGCCGCCATCAGCGACATTCCCTTGCCGGAGGCATTGGAGAGCGTCGGGCTGTTGGGCCGGTAGGCCAGCACCGTGTGCAGGCCGATGCGATCCAGCCCCGTGACGTCGGCCAGCCGCGTGATGCCCGCGGACGGCAGGTGCGGGCGGATGCGCTCGAAGGTCTCCGCCGGCGACACCGTGCGATGCGTGCCGTCGCGCTGGCCCTTGGCGGCCCGCAACCGCTCACCACGCACGCGGACCGGCGGCGTGCGGCCACCGTCCTGTGCCGGGGATGCGGGCTCGATCGTGGTCGCCGTGGCGACGGGCATCATGATCATGCGGCCTGGGTCGGTGCCATCGGAAGGGTGAACGAGGCGAGCGCCGCATCGTCGAGCGCATGCGAGAGCGCGAGGACCTGGAAGAAGCGCCACGCCGCCAGGGGCGACAGGCGCGCGACGGCGGCGGGATTGGTGCGCAGTCCCGCCGTCGCGAGCATGCCGGCCGATGCATCCCAGAGCGCCGCCGTGCCGGCCGCCAGCGGCGGCATCGACGAGTGCGGCGCCCAGTAGCCGGTCTTCGTCGTCTCCCAGCGCAGCGGCGCGTGCAGCGCCGGCTGCATCACGCGCAGCGGATACTTCGCGTAGCCGTCGTGGTAGAGGAACGCGGGGTCGAGGTGTCCGCAGAGGTCGACCAAAGCCGGATCGACGAAGGGCACACGGCTCTCGATCGAGAACCACATCGCGAGGCGGTCCTCCTGGCGGAGGAGGTGCGGGAGCTCGCGCACCGTGAGCTGCTGCCGTCGCGTGCCGGCCCAGTCGAGCGCATCGTTGAGGAAGTACTGCACCGGATCCGACCGCACGACCTCGCGTGGATCGAGGCCAAGCGCGGCGCAGGCACCGCCGTCGAAGGTGCCCATCCACGCGCGGCGCGAGTGGTACATGGCCTGCGCGGCCGCGGTGACCGACGGCGCCATCGGCTCACGGGCGGCGCAGGCGGCACGCCAGGTCGCCGCCGCCTCCGGCCCGTCGCGCCGGGCGATCGCATCGGCCAGTGGCGGCACGAACCAGGCGTACGCCGAGAGCGCCTCGTCGCCTCCCTGGCCATTCAGCAGCACGCTCACGCCATGCTCGCCGGCAATCCGGCGCAGCAGCAGGTACTGGTTGATCGGGCCCCAGGTGTGGTTCGGGGTCTCGCACGCCGTGATCATGTCGGCCACGTCCCGCATCGCCACGGTCGTGGGCGACGTGAGCAGGTGATGGCGGACGCCGCAGCTGCGCGCGGCCTGGACGGCGAGGCGCACGTCGCGCGACTCCGCGGCACCGACGGTGAAGCACTGCAGTGCGCCATCGCCGACCATGCGCGAGGCCGCATAGGCGATGTTGGCCGAGTCGAGGCCGCCGCTCAGGCAGACGCCGACTTCACGGGAGCTGCGGAGGTGCAGGCGGACAGACTCCTCGAAGCGGTCGCGCAGCGGCTCGATCCGGTCGATGGTGGCGTCGGCGATGTCGATGTCCGCCAGGGTGTGGAAGCGGTGGACACTGGTGCCGTCGGGCCGGACCTGCATCACGGTCCCCGGTTCGAGCTCCTGCACGCCGGTGAAGCAGGTCGCGGTGGGGCCGGGCCGGTTCACGCCGGCGGCGAGGAAGGCGCGCAGGGCGCCGGGGTCCCAGGCCCGCGGCACGAGTCCCGACGCGTGGATGCCGCGCAACTCGGAGGCCACCACCACCCCACTGCCGTCGGCGAGGCGCGCGACGTGCAGCGGCTTGATCCCGAACGGATCGCGCGCGAGCCAGAGGGTGTCGTCCTGCGCGTCGTAGAGTGCGAACGCGAACATGCCGCGCAGCCGTGCCAGCGACCCCACGCCGTGCCGCACCCAGAGCGCGAGCAGCACCTCGGTGTCGGAGTGCGTGGTGCAGTGGACGCCGTCGCGCGCCAGGTCCGCGCGCAGCTCGGGGAAGTTGTAGATCTCGCCGTTGTAGGTCAGCCACCAGCGGCCGGACGGGTCACGCATCGGCTGCCGGGCGGCGTCATCGGGGTCCTGGATGGCGAGCAGGTTGTGGCCCATGCCGAAGCGCATGCCGTGGGCCGGTGCGGGCCAGGTGGCATGCACCGGGCCGGTCCAGTGCGTGCGGGCGGCGCCGGTCGGTGCGGCGGGCTCGTCATCCCAGACAGCGAGGCCGGCGCCATCGGGGCCGCGATGCTGCTGCGCGGCCACCATGCGATGCAGGCGGGCGGGGGCAGTCAGCGCATTCCACGACCAGATCACCGAGATCCCGCACATCGCTGCCCCCTGCCTGTCGGAATGTCGTGCCGGTGGTGCGTGCCTCGCGCCACCGGAGCTGCAGGGCGGGGTCACGGCGCCCCGGCACCATCGCGTTGCCGCGATCGTGCCGAAGCGCCGTCCCGACCCGGAACGTCAGGCCGCGCCGGCCGCTGCGGCAGCACCCACGACCGCTGCCGTCGCGCCGACCCATTCCACGACGCGGCCACCGGCGACCGCCTCGAGTTCGGCATCGGAGAGCTCGGCACCGAACTCCGGTGCCGCCGCCTGCACGTCCTCCTCGGTGAAGCCGCCGTAGCCGGCCGCCTCGATCACCTTGCGCTTCGCCTCGGGCGTCGGCGCCGTCGTTACGGCCTGCCGGAACGTGGCATCCTCGCTGAGACGCGTCATGAAGGCCTTCGCATTCTCGATCGCCATGGTGTTGTCCTCGTGGACAGAAGGTGGTGCGCCGTCCACACCGGGTGGGGATGTGGCACGGGCGCG contains:
- a CDS encoding aminoglycoside phosphotransferase family protein, coding for MLTSATAPARTGGTAPSPAACAAAPASPAALGIGELPPSVRDGVRLLCGDPWQATPVGRSGATLLLSGTRGRCILKLLPADLAGVDIAVVLQCVRAAGVAAPALLGLWQESSGAEAAAGTAAPRWAAFEFVAGQVPRPGSAGWSQLWSGAGHTLQQLARVELPALPGVLPRPAETWRHRVATLDASGGVAALRARLDETPPSPLRFAHGDFAPQNMLLAGPRLVLLDWEAFGHAPAGFDAGWVCALNAIGAGPQFAPRQLEAWLAPLELSPAEVWSGTGMGLLRLLWRASGWARRDAALQPVVDRVALAIARHAVVAA
- a CDS encoding glycosyltransferase family 4 protein encodes the protein MRARPIRILRVARPTTLVTAAVFEELFAEHLGAEFVLQRAALDAWCNGVFAGGAHAPLAPAAVRAFAAATQGVDFLCPSYEAVALLPLLAELRNAGAPHVSLLVIAHSPASWPLEWALLSGLLSAGDRIIAPSGSARDVILLMAPTLAPFVRVIPHPVAGRPVSPARRVLRGPPRLVSLARLTPAKLLHRQLDAMALLRTRGGPMPVLDVAGEVTDAGGRTLPYVRSLQARAERLGIGEALQFTGVIRGDAARDAFLDGASALVNLSVTLEESFGKAPAEALAAGCPALVTRWNGLPETVRDAGAVVPVVLAGEALATVDVQDATLASVLEQLLSAPPSPATIRAAAACFAPSVVRRRYREVLSDALDERAGGMPGVGAPRDGTDCGRVLSAGLLASAPLSQFTWSALRQLSHDGAPAVLRRVGMTAGAPDGTAMHAEPDIDRLRAVLTLSTRVPLEHFFAGIRLGDDPETPVPAEPPVATATFRSRLAAAAESPGQWRPRIACLFELLGQEGPAALEMLARALPALRAEGLDNIATRYLTVEWRVGTGDVDGALAECLSQFGRLIPGESGAPRLHQLARVARAARSNATAVELLEAWLARFPDAPDAGGVWLELALLCCADDHATASRAVNHASRLLGEVPAVSAVLRRLAIGVATHHRAAVASTPVPRTAQAAPC
- a CDS encoding YcaO-like family protein; the protein is MTATALLRADPGVTPATPTAAPPIRFRGAVHTARKEFFEGTQRVRAPEETLAIIRPYFRRLGLTRLANITGLDRIGIPTVLSVRPNSPNLSVDAGKGFTLAAAMVSAGMECIERYGVEAPSFPEFTGSWEEVSAEQVTIPFSALPLSKRAILRPTWPLRWTHAWDVAAQRDVAVPSLLVTMDSEATSKGHDNPFKTGSNGLSAGNNFLEALNGGILELIERDAVACQRHAWDVCARAIPRVRLDTITHPAVCDLLARFRHAGVAAVLFDCTVDTDVPVYMAYLFDERTRHIGIYRGYGAHLDPGIAMVRALTEAVQARLIFIAGSRDDFYRHHYLRLRQSDHEDALARMRAIPETVDARTRASAATPTFEGDVGVLLARLAAVGITQVLAVDLTPPGMDVSALRVAAPGLEGYMFDSYAPGARAKAFLREVQ
- a CDS encoding YcaO-like family protein, giving the protein MIMMPVATATTIEPASPAQDGGRTPPVRVRGERLRAAKGQRDGTHRTVSPAETFERIRPHLPSAGITRLADVTGLDRIGLHTVLAYRPNSPTLSNASGKGMSLMAATVSGAMEGLELHHAENLRLPVTTASWRALADRGPVLPLDRLPLIRNAHFSPAIAECWVDGWDLMGQEAVPVPWASVSMLAHPPARGSRLGAFPVSSNGLAAGNHLLEATCAALLELVERDAIACHCSVRQLTGRPYPKVDLGTVTDPHVLALLDRLEAARTGIVLYDVTADTGVPVYVATLYDRRDRHVGIYGGYGAHLDPSVAMLRAMTEAAQSRLIYIAGSRDDFFRHQHLAHRANDGAESIRQLEAAPATVAARVGSAATDSFEGDVHLLLERLRAAGLAQAVLVDLTHEEIGVPVARVVVPGLDGYPFHAHYQPGARVRAFAARAAADPAAPLLPLARPA
- the asnB gene encoding asparagine synthase (glutamine-hydrolyzing); the protein is MCGISVIWSWNALTAPARLHRMVAAQQHRGPDGAGLAVWDDEPAAPTGAARTHWTGPVHATWPAPAHGMRFGMGHNLLAIQDPDDAARQPMRDPSGRWWLTYNGEIYNFPELRADLARDGVHCTTHSDTEVLLALWVRHGVGSLARLRGMFAFALYDAQDDTLWLARDPFGIKPLHVARLADGSGVVVASELRGIHASGLVPRAWDPGALRAFLAAGVNRPGPTATCFTGVQELEPGTVMQVRPDGTSVHRFHTLADIDIADATIDRIEPLRDRFEESVRLHLRSSREVGVCLSGGLDSANIAYAASRMVGDGALQCFTVGAAESRDVRLAVQAARSCGVRHHLLTSPTTVAMRDVADMITACETPNHTWGPINQYLLLRRIAGEHGVSVLLNGQGGDEALSAYAWFVPPLADAIARRDGPEAAATWRAACAAREPMAPSVTAAAQAMYHSRRAWMGTFDGGACAALGLDPREVVRSDPVQYFLNDALDWAGTRRQQLTVRELPHLLRQEDRLAMWFSIESRVPFVDPALVDLCGHLDPAFLYHDGYAKYPLRVMQPALHAPLRWETTKTGYWAPHSSMPPLAAGTAALWDASAGMLATAGLRTNPAAVARLSPLAAWRFFQVLALSHALDDAALASFTLPMAPTQAA
- a CDS encoding Nif11-like leader peptide family RiPP precursor, which produces MAIENAKAFMTRLSEDATFRQAVTTAPTPEAKRKVIEAAGYGGFTEEDVQAAAPEFGAELSDAELEAVAGGRVVEWVGATAAVVGAAAAAGAA